GGGTGGGGGTTCTTGGTGCTAACTCGGTGGTGGCGTTGAGTCTGGGGGTGGCGCTGATCTGTGGGGGTTGCGCGGGGAGTTTGCCGATGATCTTGTCTGCCACCCAGGCGGTGGCTCCACCAGATCAGGTGGCAACAACATCGTCATGGGTGCAGTTAGGTCGACACGCTGGGGCAGCTGTTCTCGTACCCGCCTTCGGGGTGTGCACCAGGTTTTCGTTGGGAACAGCATCACTATGCATGGTCATTCTTGCCCTCCTGCTCACTGCGGGTGGGCTGGTAGTAGCAAGGAGTTCATCATGATCATTTCGCTGCGTGAGGCCACTTTGGCCACCGGTGGTGGCAAGGCCGTGGGGCTGGGGCGTCTGGTTGAAGCGGGGTTCCCGGTGCCCGATGGGTTCGTTATCTCGGCTGAGGTCTACCGGCAGGCGGTAGCTAATCTCGATCTTGCCGATTTACTGGCACGTGGGGGCGCTGGCGCGGTGCGGGATGCGGTTGAAGCCCAGGCTCTTCCTGAACAGGTCGTGGCTCCGATCCGGGAATATCTTGCTGCGTGGGGTGGGGATGTGGCGGTGGCGGTGCGTTCATCGGCTACTGCTGAAGACCTGCCGGAGGCGTCGTTTGCTGGCCAGCAAGACACTTTCCTCGGCGTCGTGGGGGTAGATGCGGTCTGTGCGGCTGTGCGCTCGTGCTGGGCGTCACTGTGGACTAATCGGGCAGTCAACTACCGCCAACGCCACAACATCGACCACACCGAGGTAGCGATAGCGGTCATCGTCCAACGCCTCATTGACGCTACCACTGCCGGGGTGCTTTTCACTGTTGATCCCATCAGTGGTGCGGAGGAAACGGTGATCAACGCATCGTGGGGTTTAGGTGAAAGCGTGGTTGCTGGTGCGGTCACACCGGATGACTACCGCGTCAGCGGCAACCACATCAGCGTGCAGGTAGGGGCGAAACAATCCCGCCTCGACCGCAGCGGCAGCCAGACGATACGCACCGAAACCCCCAATGAGGTAGGCAAACGCTGCCTCACCGATGACCAAGTACGTGAACTCGCAGCCGTGGGTCGAGAGGTGCATGAGTATTTCGCTATGCCGATGGATGTCGAGTGGGCATACGACGACCAGCTGTGGCTGCTGCAAGCCAGACCAATCACCACCATCCCAGCCAAGACTGACACCAGTAGTACTGCGGAGAAACCGGGTCGTAAGCCCTCCCGGCTGGCGCGGATATTTCGCCAAGACCTAGTTGAGCATTATCCCGGCCCATACCCTCTCGACCTGCTTGCCATTACCAGGGTGCACCGCCAGCTGCAATTCGGCATGGCCCAGATTGGGGTGTACTCCACCCCGATCACTGAACTGATCGAGATGAGTGACGACGGCACCATCACCGTCGCCTACCCCCAGGTGCGCTTCAGCCCAAAACTGCTACGGCTATTGAATTACCCCTCACCCGACCCCGATGACTGGCCTACGGTGGAACAAGAGTTTCGCAAGCGGCTCACAGCTATCGGTATTCCGGCGGATGATGCACCCCACACCACGATTATCGATGCCCTCGACCGAACTTTGGCTCTGGTGGATGATATTGCGCGCACTAGATTCCTTGACTACCTCGGCCCAGCGATGCTGCTTTCCATCCGGCTCAAAGCCATGCTGAAACTTGCCCGACGCGCAGACCTGACCCCGTACGATCTTCTCGGTCAACTCGACTATACGACCACTGTAATCAACCGCGAACTACAACGACTAGCCGCCTTGTCACCTGAATCAGAGTCCACTTGTGCCGAGATCACGCAGTTCTTAGATTCCTACGGAGCGAACACCTCTAAGATGTACCTGCCATTCTCGCAACGTTCCTGGCGCGAAAACCTCGAGCAACTCAGCCACACGCTGGCCGCGATTCGACGCCAGAGCGTCCCTGAGCATAACCCGCCCAGTCATGACGATCTCATCGCATCGATTACCAAACGCCTACCACGGTTCACCCGCAGCAAGTTTAAACTCATGGTGCAACGTTGGCGAGCCGGGCACATCGCCCGCGAAGCTTCCCTTTACATGATCGAGGAAGCCTACGTTCAAGCCCGAGTGCTCATGGACATACTCGCCAATCGCATGTACAAGAACGGCTACCTTAACCAAGCTTCAGACATCAAGCTACTGACCTTCGCAGAGGTCACCGCCGCCCTAAATCAGGAGCTAACGATCGAACACGTGCAAAAACTCATAGCGCTGCGGCACCGACACCGACCCGAAGCTGCCGCAAGATGGTGGGGAAACGCAGCTCCTACCAGGCTCGAAGGTGAAGCCACGCTCACTGGCACTCCCGGATCGCCTGGGCGAGCATCGGGGCCAGCCCGAATCATTACCTCAACAGCGGATTTCTACCGGCTTCAGCCCGGCGACGTACTGATTTGCCAGTACACTGACCCCACCTGGACACCACTGTTTAGTCTGGCTTGTGCGGTGGTTGCAGATACTGGCGGACAGTTATCCCATGCCGCTATCGTCGCTCGCGAATACGCCATCCCCGCTGTGATGGGTACCCAAAACGCCACCAGCACACTCACCGATGGGCAAATCGTAACCGTCGACGGCACGAAAGGAACCATCACCCTCACATAGCCAACAACCGATCGAACTACCTTGCCACTCCAACAAGCAAAACACCCATCCCGATCCGCTACCCAGCCAAGCCAAGCGTTGTATCAAAATGGGCGTCTAAGTGGACACCTCATTTCTTAGCTTGCAGACATCACGAGCTGGTCCCTGGACCGTTTTGGTTTTGTTTGATTAGAGAGGCGAGGTGCACTCCGCCGCGCCCCGCCAACTGCCCTGCCTGGGTGCGGCAAGAAAATCCGTCGGCCAAATAAATCGCATCCGGGTGCTGGGCGAGAGTGGGGAGCAAAGACTGTTGCGCTACCTTCACCGAGGTCTCATAGTGGCCCGCCTCCATTCCAAAGTTTCCAGCCAGACCGCAACAACCAGAGAGCTTGATCAGCTTGGCACCCGCGCGGTTTAACAGGGTCTCGTCCGCGTCCCATCCCATCACCGAATAGTGGTGACAGTGAGGCTGGGCCACCACCTCTTTACCCGTCAAGTTAGGCATCCAATCCGTTGAATCGGGTCCGATAGGCGCCGGCGCCGTGAGGAGTTCTGCCAGCGTGTAAACAGCTGAGCTCACGGTCTCCACCTCTGCAGGAATGTTCAGATCCAAAGCATCATCGCGAAGTACCGCAGTGCAAGACGGCTCCACCCCAACGATCGGGATGCCGGCAAGCGCAAACGGGGTTAGCTACTCGACAAGCGTGGTGATTTTTTCGCGTGCAGTATCGAGCTGCCCAGTTGTAATCCAAGTTAAACCACAACAAAGATCCTGCGGTGGTGTGTTGCCTCAATGCAGCCCGGCTGCACAATCGCCGTCTTCTTTTGCGGATCAACCGAGATAACGCGATTCATATGACGCAAGAAATCGATCACGAGGCCTGGACCAATCGCATTACCCGCGCACGACGTACCCGATCCGCGAGGCGTAATCGGCATGCCCAGATCCCGCGCAGTGTTGATAGCCAGGATGGCCTCCGCCTTATCTACCGGGGCAAAAACTACGCTAGGAACCACACGGTAATTGCCGGCGTCCGTCGAATATAGGGCCCGCGCCGTCGTAGTGAAATCGAGTTCGCCGCGAACCTGCCCGGACAGGCGGGACGCTAACTGGCGCAAAACTTCGGTATCCGGCTGGTTAGGATCCGGATTATTCGGGTAAAGCGTTTGAAACGACGAAGCAGGAGCGGTAGGCAAACCTTCAGTGTGTCATGACTTTGCCTTCTTTTGAGGAAGTGTCCAGCCACAGAAAAGCAACGCACCTTACCTCTGGCAATCCGGTGCCTTTACAATCCAGGCCCTTTACACGGCTAAGCCCGCTGAGCCGCCACCGCCAACGCACTCAAACTAATCGAGTCGCGCAGCTCACCATTTCGGATCATCTCATCCAATTGCTCTTTTGAGAACCAGCGCTGCGCCTGAACCTCACCATCACAGGCATCTCTCGCCACGTCCTCGCCCGCCACTTCTACGAGCACAACAGCCACCTCGGACGCTAAGAAACCAGAATCTGGAAATACCATTCCCAAGAACTCGCCGGCCTTAGCGTTAATCCCCGTTTCTTCACGTAGCTCTCGCAAAGCCGTTGCAACCGGATCAGGGTCCGAAACTTCCGCCATGCCGCGAGGTAGCTCCCACAGCTCTCGCCCAACCCGGATGCGCTCTTGGTGTACTAAAAGCACGCGGCCCGTATCACGAGCGACCGGAACCGCTACAGCGCCGGCAAAAGAGGCCTCGCCCACGCTCACGCGGTAGTGCGTCTGAGGTTCCCCTGTGGGCGTGCTGCCGCTCCTACTGTCAACACGAACCGGGAAATCCGGCGCACTCCACTCCAGTTTCCAGTCCGACATTAATGCTCCCCCTCATTACTCATCGTCAAAGTAGCTGTCATCGCAGATCCGCGAAGCCGGAAAAGTTCTGCCAAATCATCCCACGGCAAACCGGCAACAACACCCAAAATACCGGACACCGCTACAGCAACAATCTGTGCGCCCGTAGACATATCCGTCAAGTCCGTCATCAAACTCAACGCGGAAATCACAACCGCCAACACGGACATCGACAAAACGCGCATGAGGGTCACGAACTTCCTATGCGAATGCGTATCTGGCGCACTCACGGCCTCGCGCGCCGCATAGGCCATGTCAAACATTGCCTGCCGCTGCCCGCGTTGAATCAGGTCTCGCGCAGACTCTCGAGTTAGCGGATAGAGCTGCGCGAAAACAGGAGGTGCAATCACGAGCATATGGTCAAGTATTTCTCCCTCAACACGAATCGTCTGCGCCCGACCCGAGGAAAAAGCGCGGTCACGCACCCGCTGCAACCGCGAGCGGCCCGGCAGTATGAGGCTGTAACGCGCGGCCAAGTTCTGGTTACTAGCATCGAACGAGTTGTCATAGAACGACAGGTACATTGCGCCGTCCTGGCTCGCAATGGCGCGGTAGTAGGAGCGCGACCACATGTCCATCGCCATACGCGCCTCGTGCCAAGTAGTGTCCGTTTCCAGTGCTCGCGTGGAGCGATCTCGCGCGCTTGGAGCCGGCTTAGCCTCGCCCTCATTCGCGGTCATCCACGCAAAAACACTGCCGGTCACTTCTTTGCGAAAGTTTGATGTTTGCTCCAGGACGAATTGCGCCAGAGGTCTTGGCTGTTCGTCCCCCAGCTGCTGCGCAAGCGTCTGGCGGAGTGTGCCCGGCACATCCAGAGTGGCGGTGCCCGTCCCTCGATCCCAACGATCAACCGCCACCAGGCCGTCAACGATGGCTTGTGCCCACTGATCTTGCGCGCGACAAATTAGTGCTTCAATCCGCTGATCTTCAAGCTCATTCGCATAATTTGTGAGGCCCGCCCCGCGCACCCAACTCTTGCCAATCGCGTGACACAGCCAGTCGTTTGGGGCTGTATCCGCCATGGTTGCCATGCGTGCGGATGAGGCTTGCAAGAACGCGGGATCGCGCACTTTTCGAAGCTGTAGATCAACGTTTACGAGGTCACCTTGGCCGGCGTTCGTCCCCCGCATTGCGGGAACCCTCCGGTCACTGTCTGCATCACAGCTATCGGCATCTTGGTCAGGTTCGGGCTGGCATTTGACTTTAAGAGGAAGAACAGCGTCCGACCCGAGCCCCAATTCCCGGGCAATGCCCTGCGGCCCGAGTGAGAGAAAGAAGATCCCGTCGAACAGCTGATTTCGATCGATGGTGAGGACGTCTCCGAGCAGGATCGCGGTCCGCAACACTGCGATTAGGCGCCGCGTGGCTTCCGCGCTACCATGCTGGCGCCACATGCTGGCTTGACGAACCGAGTCGAAGTCCGCAACCTGGATTTGGCGGGGTTTCTCACTGGCAATGCCGCCAGTGAGCCCACCTCGAATATCTTTTGAATCCTGCACACTAGTGTCGCTCACGTAGCAATAATGACAGGCCTAACAACCCAGCTCAAGGCAAGGCAGCACGTGGGACCAGGCGTGGAGCATCTTAAAGAACTCGAGACTGAGAATGAACATAACGGTTTGGTAACTACTCTCTGAAAATTGGTCTACGCGTGTAGATCGTGTTAGCTTTGTCGCTGCAGAAGCGTTTTAACGCAGTTCAAAGGAGACCCGCGTGAAAGATAAAACAATCGACGCCGTTTACATGTGCGCCGGAGATACCGGATTTATTCTGGACAATTCCTTCGGCGGAATCCCCCAGGTTTGCTATTGGGGCCCAGCCTTAGGTACTCTCACCCCAGCTGACGTGAAAGCGGCGGTAATAAGCAACCGAGAGTCTTTGGACGGGAATGCGCCCGATGATCACGTTTCCTCCACTCTCATCCCACTTGAATCCGACGGCTGGTTGGGACGTCCAGCTCTGGCCGGACACCGAGCCGACGGAACCAGCTGGGCTCCCCGCTTTAAATGCGCGGACATAGAACTCCCTGAGAATTGCCATATTGCAGACAGAGTCGCATTCGTTAACAACCAGCCCGTTGCGTTCTCTGCAACTTCAGAAGGTTCACAGCTCGCTCTGAAGATTTTCGTGGAGCCGTTCGAACAGGGCCCACTGCGTATCCGCGCGGAGCTAACCAACCTCTCCGAGTCCGATTACCACTTGGAAGAGCTGGGCATCTCACTTAGCCTGCCGCTCGAAGCTAATGAAATCTTCGATACCACCGGAAGGTGGGGCAAGGAACGCGTAGCCCAACGTCGCCCCGTAGTTCTAGGCTGCGACCTGCGCGAAGGGCGCCACGGACGCACCGGCTTTGACGCTCCCGGCTTCACTTTCGTTGGTCCAAAAGGCTTTTCGTTCCGCCAGGGCGAAGTTTGGGGCCTGCACACCGCGTGGTCTGGCAACCACCGCACCTGGGTGGAAAAATCCATCGGCGGACAGCAGATCATTGCCGGTTCGGAAGTACTCATGCCCGGTGAAGTTACGCTGGGCAAGGACGAAACGTACTCGACTCCTTGGTTCTACGCTGTGCACGGTTACGGCCTCGATGACGCTGCCCAGCAGGTACACCGCTGGTTCCGCAGCCGCAAGAATCATCCCAAGACTGAGCG
The sequence above is a segment of the Schaalia radingae genome. Coding sequences within it:
- a CDS encoding PEP/pyruvate-binding domain-containing protein, giving the protein MIISLREATLATGGGKAVGLGRLVEAGFPVPDGFVISAEVYRQAVANLDLADLLARGGAGAVRDAVEAQALPEQVVAPIREYLAAWGGDVAVAVRSSATAEDLPEASFAGQQDTFLGVVGVDAVCAAVRSCWASLWTNRAVNYRQRHNIDHTEVAIAVIVQRLIDATTAGVLFTVDPISGAEETVINASWGLGESVVAGAVTPDDYRVSGNHISVQVGAKQSRLDRSGSQTIRTETPNEVGKRCLTDDQVRELAAVGREVHEYFAMPMDVEWAYDDQLWLLQARPITTIPAKTDTSSTAEKPGRKPSRLARIFRQDLVEHYPGPYPLDLLAITRVHRQLQFGMAQIGVYSTPITELIEMSDDGTITVAYPQVRFSPKLLRLLNYPSPDPDDWPTVEQEFRKRLTAIGIPADDAPHTTIIDALDRTLALVDDIARTRFLDYLGPAMLLSIRLKAMLKLARRADLTPYDLLGQLDYTTTVINRELQRLAALSPESESTCAEITQFLDSYGANTSKMYLPFSQRSWRENLEQLSHTLAAIRRQSVPEHNPPSHDDLIASITKRLPRFTRSKFKLMVQRWRAGHIAREASLYMIEEAYVQARVLMDILANRMYKNGYLNQASDIKLLTFAEVTAALNQELTIEHVQKLIALRHRHRPEAAARWWGNAAPTRLEGEATLTGTPGSPGRASGPARIITSTADFYRLQPGDVLICQYTDPTWTPLFSLACAVVADTGGQLSHAAIVAREYAIPAVMGTQNATSTLTDGQIVTVDGTKGTITLT
- a CDS encoding FAD-binding oxidoreductase; the protein is MVPSVVFAPVDKAEAILAINTARDLGMPITPRGSGTSCAGNAIGPGLVIDFLRHMNRVISVDPQKKTAIVQPGCIEATHHRRIFVVV
- a CDS encoding NUDIX hydrolase encodes the protein MSDWKLEWSAPDFPVRVDSRSGSTPTGEPQTHYRVSVGEASFAGAVAVPVARDTGRVLLVHQERIRVGRELWELPRGMAEVSDPDPVATALRELREETGINAKAGEFLGMVFPDSGFLASEVAVVLVEVAGEDVARDACDGEVQAQRWFSKEQLDEMIRNGELRDSISLSALAVAAQRA